One genomic region from Arthrobacter sp. YN encodes:
- a CDS encoding SDR family NAD(P)-dependent oxidoreductase, with amino-acid sequence MGLRLEGKSALVTGAGSGIGLAIAQRFVYEGATVYFADINTAAAEKAAADTGAARAYALQVDISDEESVAGAYATIGANGTLDIVVANAGVQLFGQDAKVGDLDLTVWEKTVSINQRGTFLTLKHAVRAMETRGGSIICTGSPTAIVACGQTFTAYTSSKAGVHGLARVVAADYAHTGIRVNTVVPGYTETPLVQAIAQDPASRAGLVDSTMLGRPGTVTDVEGIMVFLASDESAYATGGIFTVDGGLTAL; translated from the coding sequence ATGGGTCTGCGACTTGAAGGAAAAAGTGCCCTGGTTACCGGGGCAGGTTCCGGGATTGGCCTTGCCATAGCCCAGCGCTTCGTTTACGAAGGGGCCACCGTCTATTTTGCCGACATCAATACCGCTGCCGCCGAAAAGGCGGCAGCGGACACCGGTGCTGCGCGCGCCTACGCCCTCCAAGTGGACATCTCGGATGAAGAAAGTGTGGCCGGCGCCTATGCAACCATCGGCGCTAACGGGACGCTGGATATCGTGGTAGCCAACGCGGGCGTCCAACTCTTCGGCCAGGATGCGAAGGTTGGCGACCTCGACCTAACAGTCTGGGAAAAGACCGTCAGCATTAACCAGCGCGGGACATTTCTCACCCTGAAGCATGCCGTCCGGGCGATGGAAACGCGGGGGGGCTCCATCATCTGTACAGGAAGCCCCACGGCCATCGTGGCCTGCGGCCAGACCTTCACCGCCTACACGAGCTCCAAGGCCGGAGTACACGGCCTGGCGCGAGTGGTAGCCGCCGACTACGCCCACACCGGAATCCGCGTAAACACAGTAGTGCCGGGCTACACGGAAACCCCACTGGTGCAAGCAATCGCGCAAGACCCCGCCAGCCGTGCGGGCCTGGTTGATTCCACCATGCTGGGACGCCCCGGGACAGTGACAGATGTCGAAGGCATCATGGTCTTCCTGGCCAGCGACGAATCCGCGTACGCCACCGGAGGGATCTTCACCGTCGATGGAGGTCTGACCGCTCTGTAG
- a CDS encoding nucleoside hydrolase codes for MNMIAVEPRCRLILDNDWAGDPDGLLGLAHHALSPGNELVAVTSSLTNPMFGPPEGMAKVGANFAEDLLSVLKPDEPVSVHAGPDAPFDGQARETAAARAIISAVKAHGHTQVVLVCAGPLTNVADALLLQPDIASMFTLVWVGGSARGDDEEEYNYFTDAAAARFVLDNHQLAVWQFPSETYRRMVISVAELDYSLRNGGPGGVWLWERFNRLEVPDFVKFGPLWCLGDSAPLIVTALDDITCTYEETSAVPYRRIYTSVDTRLIISDFFARLNMQK; via the coding sequence ATGAACATGATCGCTGTCGAACCCCGCTGCCGTCTCATTCTCGACAATGACTGGGCGGGTGATCCGGACGGGCTCCTCGGGCTGGCGCACCATGCGCTATCGCCGGGCAACGAATTGGTCGCTGTTACCAGTTCGCTAACTAATCCGATGTTTGGGCCCCCGGAGGGCATGGCGAAGGTTGGTGCGAATTTTGCTGAGGACCTGCTAAGTGTTCTGAAGCCCGATGAACCCGTATCCGTGCACGCTGGCCCTGATGCCCCCTTCGACGGCCAGGCCCGAGAGACTGCTGCTGCGCGCGCCATCATTTCCGCAGTCAAGGCACACGGACATACCCAAGTGGTCCTGGTGTGCGCGGGACCGCTCACAAATGTTGCCGACGCACTCCTCCTGCAGCCGGATATTGCTTCCATGTTCACCCTCGTGTGGGTAGGGGGCTCGGCCAGGGGCGATGATGAGGAGGAGTACAACTATTTCACAGACGCGGCAGCTGCACGTTTCGTCCTCGACAATCACCAACTCGCAGTATGGCAGTTTCCTTCTGAGACTTACCGAAGAATGGTCATATCTGTTGCGGAACTCGATTACTCACTTCGGAACGGGGGTCCTGGAGGTGTCTGGCTCTGGGAACGGTTCAACAGGCTGGAGGTTCCAGATTTCGTCAAGTTTGGTCCCTTGTGGTGCCTTGGGGACAGTGCACCCCTCATAGTGACGGCACTGGATGACATTACGTGCACATACGAAGAGACAAGCGCCGTGCCTTACCGAAGGATTTACACATCGGTGGACACCAGGTTAATAATCTCGGATTTCTTCGCACGCCTTAATATGCAGAAGTAG
- a CDS encoding ABC transporter substrate-binding protein, producing MKHLNSTARASSAVLAGALLLGSLTACGGGSGQTTAKADTGSLTLAVDHDAASFGFDPLRVVGAQRQFFEGLYESLMSLQPDGSAGPGLAKEFSYNADNTVLTLTLKDDVTFTDGSKLDAELVKANLDRRSDPALSAYSAVAKGGAQEIASVDVVGPTQVALTFAKPQPGFENNLTSTTGMIVGKNGVTDSASLSATPDGSGPYTLDPSTVKGNKYVMVKNEKSPEAAKYAFNKVIFSVVLDPQARANALVSGQADVAMLTSNTVDFAKSKGVGVSQIGGTVNTMVSFDKIGKTSPAFAEEKVRQAFQYAINRQALVDALHKGDIPAWNALPKDSPGFTKDLDTKFAYNPDKAKSLLAEAGYPNGLEFTIVAGAQTQTDLQAVQKDLAAVGITMNVKMASSTDEAFAAVATTPLGYAALDWSNPVGFMYGAVLNGFTNVQKATDEQLSAATGELAAAKDEAAIKAAATKLNTRLVESGWMIPLYEALTNQGYNTKKVAPVQFAGTNAYPLLSSYKPAS from the coding sequence ATGAAACACCTGAACTCCACCGCCCGTGCGAGCTCCGCCGTTCTGGCAGGGGCGCTCTTGCTGGGATCGCTGACCGCCTGTGGCGGCGGCTCTGGCCAGACCACTGCGAAGGCAGATACCGGCAGCCTGACATTGGCCGTTGACCACGATGCTGCATCCTTTGGCTTTGATCCGCTGCGTGTTGTGGGTGCCCAGCGGCAGTTTTTCGAGGGCCTCTACGAGAGCCTGATGTCGCTTCAGCCGGACGGCTCGGCAGGTCCGGGACTGGCCAAGGAGTTCAGCTACAACGCGGACAACACAGTTCTGACGCTGACACTCAAGGACGATGTAACGTTCACGGATGGCTCCAAGCTTGACGCGGAACTGGTCAAGGCGAACCTTGACCGCCGGTCCGATCCGGCGCTGAGCGCCTACTCCGCGGTGGCCAAGGGCGGAGCCCAGGAAATCGCTTCAGTTGACGTGGTCGGCCCCACCCAGGTGGCTTTGACCTTTGCCAAGCCGCAGCCTGGTTTCGAGAATAACCTGACGTCCACCACTGGCATGATCGTGGGCAAGAACGGCGTCACGGACAGCGCAAGCCTTTCCGCAACCCCGGATGGTTCTGGCCCCTACACCCTGGATCCTTCAACGGTGAAGGGCAACAAGTACGTGATGGTGAAGAACGAGAAGAGCCCTGAGGCAGCGAAGTACGCGTTCAATAAGGTGATCTTCAGCGTTGTCCTTGACCCCCAGGCCCGGGCTAATGCACTGGTGTCCGGCCAGGCAGATGTGGCGATGCTGACCTCGAACACCGTTGACTTCGCCAAGTCCAAGGGCGTGGGGGTGTCCCAGATTGGGGGCACCGTCAACACCATGGTCTCCTTCGACAAGATCGGCAAGACCTCCCCGGCGTTTGCCGAGGAGAAGGTCCGCCAGGCGTTCCAGTACGCGATCAACCGCCAGGCCCTGGTGGACGCGCTACATAAGGGTGACATCCCTGCCTGGAACGCCCTGCCAAAGGACTCACCGGGATTCACCAAGGACCTTGATACTAAGTTCGCCTACAACCCGGACAAGGCCAAGAGCCTGCTGGCCGAAGCAGGCTACCCTAACGGCTTGGAGTTCACCATTGTCGCCGGCGCCCAAACCCAGACCGACCTGCAAGCAGTGCAGAAGGATCTCGCGGCCGTCGGAATCACCATGAACGTGAAGATGGCCTCCTCCACTGATGAAGCTTTCGCTGCCGTCGCCACCACGCCTCTGGGTTACGCCGCGCTTGACTGGAGTAATCCCGTGGGCTTCATGTACGGAGCTGTCCTGAACGGCTTCACCAACGTGCAAAAGGCCACCGACGAGCAGCTCAGCGCTGCCACCGGCGAGCTCGCTGCCGCCAAGGACGAAGCCGCAATCAAGGCTGCTGCCACCAAGCTGAACACCCGTCTGGTGGAATCGGGATGGATGATCCCGCTGTACGAGGCGCTGACCAACCAGGGGTACAACACCAAGAAGGTGGCGCCGGTGCAGTTCGCGGGCACCAATGCCTACCCGCTCCTCTCGTCCTACAAGCCAGCCAGCTAA
- a CDS encoding ABC transporter permease, producing MPLFITKRLLMALATVLVVSVLAFLLVHAMPGSPGAVSLGAGASQEAIDEVNQRLGWNDPHVVQFFSWLGNAVRGDLGISLIDGRSVSADLASRLPVTASLAAGATLVSAVLGIALGVTAAVRGGMVDRIIGGVCGMAVALPAFWIGIIFVYLLAVQTSVFPATGYVPFEVSPQDWAMSLALPVITLAVGGGAFLARQTRASMLEALQQEHIRTLRATATPTWKILYVHALRYASLPIVAGIALQFIQLFGGSVIAEQLFAMPGLGQAVQNSVSTHDAPSVQGVVVIATVVVVAVNLVLELATKFLDPKLRAS from the coding sequence ATGCCACTATTCATCACCAAACGCCTGCTGATGGCGCTCGCCACCGTGCTGGTGGTATCAGTGCTGGCATTCCTGCTGGTGCACGCAATGCCCGGCAGCCCGGGGGCCGTTTCCCTCGGAGCAGGCGCCTCCCAGGAAGCCATCGACGAAGTCAACCAGCGTCTCGGGTGGAATGATCCCCACGTGGTCCAGTTTTTCAGCTGGCTCGGCAACGCAGTGCGGGGTGACCTCGGAATCTCGCTGATCGACGGACGTTCAGTGAGTGCAGACCTCGCCAGCCGGCTGCCCGTCACGGCGTCACTTGCTGCCGGAGCCACGTTGGTCAGTGCCGTTCTTGGTATTGCGCTCGGCGTCACCGCGGCCGTCCGGGGCGGCATGGTGGACCGCATCATCGGCGGTGTATGCGGCATGGCAGTTGCCCTCCCGGCCTTCTGGATCGGCATCATCTTTGTTTACCTCCTGGCCGTCCAGACCTCCGTTTTCCCGGCCACCGGCTACGTCCCGTTCGAGGTCTCGCCGCAGGACTGGGCTATGTCGTTGGCCCTGCCGGTGATCACCCTGGCCGTGGGCGGCGGAGCGTTCCTTGCCCGACAGACCAGGGCTTCCATGCTTGAGGCCCTCCAGCAGGAACACATCCGCACCCTCCGGGCAACCGCCACCCCCACCTGGAAAATCCTCTACGTCCATGCCCTCCGCTACGCTAGCCTGCCGATCGTGGCCGGCATCGCGCTGCAGTTCATTCAGCTTTTCGGCGGCTCCGTCATCGCCGAGCAGCTGTTCGCCATGCCTGGTCTGGGCCAAGCCGTCCAAAATTCCGTCAGCACCCATGACGCTCCGTCCGTGCAGGGCGTGGTGGTGATCGCCACCGTTGTGGTGGTCGCCGTGAATCTGGTGCTGGAACTCGCCACCAAGTTCCTCGACCCGAAGTTGCGTGCCTCATGA
- a CDS encoding dipeptide/oligopeptide/nickel ABC transporter permease/ATP-binding protein: MIPNVAPAPADTAEPTAAAVLPKAPRPGTVKKFSGSKLFASPGSIAGIIWLAALVVASLTAPLWLPFKTEDQDFTAVLSGPTATHWLGTDELGRDILSRIFASAADTLGTSMITVIVAVGLGTLLAMLAAAAGERTENVISRITEIMMSLPGTVVILAVIGAVGTNIPLIMGIFGVLISAGMYRVMLGQAKSLQSQLYVDAAKVDGASTVGISLRHVLPGLTNTVVVQSALIFAVGMLIQAGLAFIGFGPPIPEPSWGGMIQSASQHVYDTPWLMVPTGAVLALTVLAANAIGNALGKSPNASVSHLPSAAARRQRAKAVAAIAQDAPAAKEETARNTLSVRNLSVGVDNGVRLVTDVSFDVEPGTVLGLVGESGCGKTMTALSLLGLLPSGVSVIGGQILWNGRNLAAATDRDMESIRGREIALISQEPMRALDPMFTVGYQLTAAIRRLRKVGGAEAKVEALSLLEKVGIVDAARILKTYPHQISGGMAQRVAIALALSGRPRLLVADEPTTALDVTVQAEILSLLRSLVKDSGMSVVIVTHDLGVVADLCDHVAVMYAGEVVENGRTDSILDNPRHPYTLALLAADPHANHAADMPERLATINGQVPQPKDWPSTCRFAARCQFAGSACMVPIPLLPSGTGDGMVRCVKADELTVEGLDWVATDVPTHHVLNLSETRTDEKDHA, from the coding sequence ATGATTCCCAACGTCGCCCCTGCACCAGCCGACACAGCCGAGCCGACGGCGGCTGCCGTCCTTCCCAAGGCCCCCCGCCCCGGTACCGTGAAGAAATTCTCCGGCAGCAAGCTCTTCGCCTCACCTGGCAGCATCGCCGGAATCATCTGGCTCGCGGCGCTCGTTGTCGCCTCCCTGACCGCGCCGCTCTGGCTGCCCTTCAAAACCGAGGACCAGGACTTCACTGCGGTCCTGTCCGGCCCCACTGCCACCCACTGGCTCGGCACCGACGAACTCGGCCGGGACATCCTAAGCCGCATCTTCGCTTCAGCGGCCGACACGCTGGGGACATCCATGATCACGGTGATTGTCGCCGTCGGACTCGGAACGCTCCTCGCGATGCTGGCGGCAGCGGCCGGTGAGCGCACGGAAAACGTGATCAGCCGAATCACCGAAATCATGATGTCCTTGCCGGGTACCGTCGTCATACTGGCCGTCATCGGAGCCGTTGGAACCAATATCCCGTTGATTATGGGCATCTTCGGCGTGCTTATCTCAGCGGGTATGTACCGGGTCATGCTTGGTCAGGCCAAATCCCTGCAGTCACAGCTCTACGTGGACGCAGCCAAGGTGGACGGCGCCAGCACGGTGGGCATCAGCCTCCGCCATGTGCTGCCCGGCCTGACCAACACTGTCGTGGTGCAGTCGGCGCTGATCTTCGCCGTCGGCATGCTCATCCAGGCCGGCCTGGCGTTCATTGGATTCGGCCCGCCCATTCCCGAACCGAGCTGGGGCGGCATGATCCAAAGCGCCTCGCAGCACGTCTATGACACCCCCTGGCTTATGGTTCCCACGGGCGCGGTGCTGGCCCTGACGGTCCTCGCAGCGAACGCGATCGGAAACGCCCTTGGAAAGTCACCCAACGCCAGCGTCTCCCACCTGCCTTCCGCCGCGGCACGGCGCCAACGGGCCAAAGCGGTCGCCGCTATCGCCCAAGATGCTCCGGCAGCAAAAGAGGAGACGGCCAGGAACACACTCAGCGTCCGCAACCTCTCGGTAGGCGTGGACAACGGAGTCCGCCTGGTTACGGATGTCTCCTTCGACGTCGAACCCGGCACCGTCCTAGGTCTGGTGGGCGAATCCGGCTGCGGCAAGACCATGACGGCGCTGTCCCTGCTGGGCCTGCTTCCCTCCGGTGTATCCGTGATCGGCGGCCAGATCCTTTGGAATGGCAGGAACCTGGCCGCGGCCACCGACAGGGACATGGAAAGCATCCGCGGACGCGAAATTGCCCTCATCTCCCAGGAACCCATGCGTGCCCTGGACCCCATGTTCACGGTGGGCTACCAGCTCACGGCCGCCATCCGCCGGCTCCGCAAAGTGGGCGGGGCAGAGGCCAAGGTGGAGGCTCTCAGCCTGCTGGAAAAGGTGGGCATCGTTGACGCCGCGCGCATCCTGAAAACCTACCCGCACCAGATCAGCGGCGGCATGGCCCAACGCGTGGCCATCGCCCTGGCCCTCTCCGGCCGTCCCCGCCTGCTCGTGGCTGACGAACCCACCACGGCCCTGGACGTCACCGTGCAGGCCGAGATCCTGTCCCTGCTGCGCAGCCTGGTGAAAGACAGCGGAATGTCGGTTGTTATCGTCACCCACGACCTCGGCGTAGTGGCCGACCTCTGCGATCACGTGGCCGTCATGTACGCCGGCGAGGTCGTGGAAAACGGCAGGACTGACAGCATCCTGGATAACCCGCGCCACCCGTACACCCTGGCCCTGCTGGCCGCCGACCCGCACGCCAATCACGCCGCGGACATGCCCGAGCGCCTAGCCACGATCAACGGCCAGGTTCCCCAGCCCAAGGACTGGCCCAGCACATGCCGGTTCGCTGCACGCTGCCAATTCGCTGGCTCGGCCTGCATGGTTCCCATCCCGCTGCTGCCCTCCGGAACCGGCGACGGCATGGTGCGCTGCGTCAAAGCGGACGAACTCACCGTCGAAGGCCTCGACTGGGTGGCCACGGATGTCCCGACCCACCACGTTCTGAACCTGTCTGAAACCAGGACTGACGAAAAGGATCACGCATGA
- a CDS encoding oligopeptide/dipeptide ABC transporter ATP-binding protein: MSTSISVRPEAPVPASAQPLLEVKDLVVRYGRGRKAAGAPAAVDRVSFSIAPGETVGLVGESGSGKSTIGKAILGLQKVSGGSIAYQGKDITFAGASQRRALGGELRAVFQDPNSSLNPRNTVGSSLAEPLRLRGVNGAEARQRAEDMLERVGLPRDAVDRYPSQFSGGQRQRISVARALICDPKLVVCDEAVSALDLSTQAQVLNLLADLRDERGLGYLFIAHDIAVVQFLAQRVVVLYRGQVMESGPAAAVTEKPKHPFTQALVAASPVPRPAEQAARREARESLGVRTGAAATPGPGGCPFRLRCPLATDLCRDERPTLRPVGASDVACHYAS; the protein is encoded by the coding sequence ATGAGCACCTCTATCTCGGTCCGCCCTGAAGCTCCAGTGCCCGCTTCTGCCCAGCCGCTGCTGGAAGTCAAGGACCTGGTGGTCCGCTACGGGCGTGGCCGCAAGGCAGCTGGCGCCCCCGCCGCCGTCGACCGCGTCAGCTTCAGCATTGCCCCAGGGGAGACCGTGGGACTGGTGGGGGAATCCGGCTCGGGCAAGTCCACCATTGGCAAGGCGATCCTCGGTTTGCAGAAGGTCTCCGGCGGGTCCATCGCCTACCAGGGCAAGGACATAACATTCGCCGGCGCCTCCCAGCGCCGGGCGCTCGGCGGGGAGCTGCGGGCGGTTTTCCAGGACCCAAACTCCTCCCTGAACCCGCGCAACACGGTGGGCTCCTCACTGGCTGAACCGCTCCGGCTTCGTGGGGTGAACGGGGCTGAGGCGCGGCAGCGCGCAGAGGACATGCTGGAACGCGTTGGCCTGCCCCGGGACGCCGTGGACCGGTACCCCAGCCAGTTCTCGGGCGGCCAGCGCCAGCGCATCTCCGTAGCCCGTGCCCTCATCTGCGACCCAAAACTGGTGGTCTGCGACGAAGCCGTAAGCGCACTTGACCTCTCCACCCAAGCCCAGGTGCTGAACCTCCTGGCGGACCTGCGCGACGAGCGGGGCCTGGGTTACCTGTTCATCGCCCATGACATCGCCGTGGTCCAGTTCCTGGCCCAGCGCGTGGTCGTCCTCTACCGTGGCCAGGTCATGGAAAGCGGACCTGCCGCCGCAGTCACGGAAAAGCCCAAGCATCCCTTCACTCAGGCCCTCGTGGCAGCGTCCCCAGTTCCACGACCCGCCGAGCAAGCCGCCCGCCGGGAAGCTCGCGAATCCCTCGGCGTCCGGACAGGAGCAGCCGCCACTCCCGGCCCCGGAGGATGCCCCTTCCGGCTCCGTTGCCCACTGGCAACAGACCTCTGCCGCGACGAACGCCCCACCCTCCGGCCGGTAGGCGCCTCCGACGTCGCCTGCCACTACGCCTCATAA
- a CDS encoding IclR family transcriptional regulator has product MSATDGTAAVRGGRPKQGEPVVGRALRLLAVFSDRRRALTLTEMARLADIPVPSASRLVAQLVEWGALERLDDGRYVIGVRLWEVASLSPRGHGVREIALPYLEDLFEVTRHHVLLAIRDNDEAVLIERLSSRSAPEGIYRAGGRAPLRYTAVGLVLLAWADHQFQEAVLKSPPAEDPGIIHLPEGQLRRTLSDIRRTGVATIRRTFPLVLSVASPVFNAEGSVIAALSVVVPDGSTPPNVLAPPVRAAALAVSRSLGHRTQATSRTGTTHTPVV; this is encoded by the coding sequence ATGTCTGCCACAGATGGCACCGCCGCTGTTCGGGGTGGACGTCCGAAGCAAGGTGAGCCTGTTGTCGGCCGGGCCTTGCGCCTGTTGGCGGTTTTTTCCGATCGTCGCCGCGCGCTGACGCTCACAGAGATGGCACGTCTCGCGGACATCCCCGTCCCATCGGCCTCACGGCTCGTCGCCCAACTGGTCGAATGGGGCGCCTTGGAACGACTTGACGATGGCCGGTATGTCATCGGTGTCAGGCTCTGGGAGGTGGCATCACTTTCTCCTCGAGGGCACGGGGTGCGGGAGATTGCACTGCCTTATCTTGAGGACCTATTCGAAGTGACCCGCCACCATGTCCTACTGGCTATCCGGGACAACGACGAGGCGGTGCTGATTGAGCGGCTCTCCTCGAGGAGTGCTCCGGAGGGTATTTATCGTGCAGGGGGTCGTGCGCCCCTGCGGTATACGGCAGTCGGCCTGGTGCTGCTGGCCTGGGCAGACCACCAGTTTCAGGAAGCTGTCCTGAAAAGTCCGCCCGCGGAAGACCCCGGCATTATCCATTTGCCGGAAGGGCAGCTGCGCCGGACCCTCTCGGACATCCGGCGCACTGGCGTGGCCACCATTCGCCGTACCTTCCCTTTGGTGCTGTCAGTTGCATCGCCTGTCTTCAACGCTGAAGGGTCAGTGATTGCCGCGTTATCAGTTGTGGTACCGGACGGCTCCACTCCCCCAAACGTGTTGGCTCCCCCAGTCCGTGCAGCTGCCCTTGCGGTTTCGCGCAGCCTTGGCCATCGAACGCAAGCCACTTCACGGACCGGGACGACCCATACACCCGTGGTTTAG
- a CDS encoding alpha/beta hydrolase, whose product MTSTNPVWEPPTASAADSAARDAGFAEYLASPEVLQFLNPDAVRSPGPSVPVRTVTAEGRSAPVNIRIYGDAGAGDGPGLVWLHGGGFVSGSLDMPEVDYMARVLAHAGTPVLSVDYRLAKDGVTFPLPHEDTLAAWFWARNNADSLGVDPSLLCLGGAGAGGNLAVGAALYLVDSGEPLPAKLLLAYPFLHADLPKPTHTPNTEAMAGLPRRLRFTLEDCLRVAENFVGGPVNLASSYAMPGYADPAGLPPTALLACEYDDALGSSELFASDLERAGVPVTFFMAEGAVRGHLHHAAGLPEVQPALDFFQNALSSVTAR is encoded by the coding sequence ATGACCTCCACCAACCCTGTTTGGGAACCTCCCACAGCATCTGCCGCCGACAGTGCGGCAAGGGATGCCGGTTTCGCCGAGTACTTGGCGTCACCGGAAGTTCTGCAGTTCCTCAATCCCGATGCCGTTCGGTCTCCCGGCCCGTCCGTGCCTGTGCGTACAGTTACCGCGGAGGGCAGGTCAGCTCCTGTAAATATCCGGATCTACGGTGATGCAGGCGCGGGCGATGGTCCCGGGTTGGTATGGCTGCACGGCGGCGGCTTCGTGAGCGGAAGTCTTGATATGCCTGAAGTGGACTACATGGCAAGAGTTCTGGCCCATGCGGGAACACCTGTACTGTCAGTGGACTATCGCCTTGCCAAGGATGGCGTGACCTTTCCGCTCCCTCACGAGGATACTTTGGCAGCCTGGTTTTGGGCGCGGAACAATGCGGACTCGCTGGGGGTGGATCCAAGTCTCCTGTGCCTGGGTGGGGCTGGGGCGGGTGGCAATCTTGCGGTGGGAGCTGCGCTCTACCTTGTCGACTCCGGAGAGCCGTTACCAGCGAAGCTGTTGCTGGCCTACCCCTTTCTGCACGCAGATCTGCCGAAACCCACCCACACGCCCAATACGGAAGCGATGGCAGGATTACCTCGACGTCTGCGGTTCACGCTCGAGGATTGTCTCCGGGTCGCCGAGAACTTTGTGGGCGGCCCGGTCAACTTGGCTTCCTCATACGCCATGCCTGGTTATGCCGACCCTGCAGGACTTCCGCCAACTGCGCTGCTTGCGTGTGAGTACGACGACGCGCTCGGTTCCAGTGAACTCTTTGCCTCTGATTTGGAGCGAGCAGGGGTGCCGGTTACTTTCTTCATGGCCGAAGGCGCTGTTCGGGGCCATCTGCATCATGCTGCTGGCCTCCCGGAGGTACAGCCCGCACTCGATTTCTTCCAGAATGCATTGTCGTCCGTGACGGCCCGATGA
- a CDS encoding quercetin 2,3-dioxygenase — protein sequence MSAIDLDTMHGLAPVINALPGEPVPYYLASGEGLRYERDGQLWTVIARGADTGGLFDAAFVLGPRGAKTPFHSLNDHQRSYYVFEGSAQFWLAGQSRVLVPGDSIHVPAGTPVAYRILSHMTRLLFFSAPSGALDALASETGVDRHVYSPAGSGELFLPAGAERHDLPLVAAQDAWDDQLPAGAEGYFLRSRGGDRRGWPDAINAYTARGRNTGGRYFSVSTLAAPQPYIVRHFHQQHSENFLCLSGRIWLWANGQEILLTPGDFLHAPAGTIHSFAIAAHNTQMLGLLTSDVFEPFFDVTGVATDDLVYTEGLIDPSVVMGGMQANPDLDLVVVGGPPQRVRAADL from the coding sequence TTGTCCGCTATTGATCTGGATACCATGCATGGCCTCGCTCCCGTGATCAACGCCCTTCCTGGCGAGCCTGTTCCCTATTACCTCGCTTCGGGCGAGGGTTTGCGCTATGAACGGGATGGGCAGCTGTGGACTGTCATTGCCCGCGGCGCGGACACGGGAGGGCTCTTTGATGCGGCCTTCGTCCTGGGCCCTCGCGGTGCCAAGACACCGTTCCACAGCCTCAATGACCACCAACGCTCGTACTACGTCTTTGAAGGCAGCGCCCAGTTCTGGCTCGCGGGGCAGTCCCGTGTCCTGGTCCCTGGCGACTCAATCCATGTGCCCGCCGGCACGCCGGTTGCTTACCGGATTCTGTCACACATGACCAGGCTGCTGTTCTTCTCCGCCCCGTCCGGTGCCCTTGACGCCCTGGCCTCAGAGACTGGCGTTGACCGCCACGTCTATTCCCCGGCCGGAAGCGGGGAACTTTTCCTTCCGGCGGGGGCGGAGCGTCACGACCTGCCGCTCGTTGCCGCCCAGGATGCGTGGGATGACCAGTTGCCCGCCGGAGCCGAAGGCTACTTTCTTCGCAGCCGTGGCGGGGACCGCCGCGGGTGGCCGGACGCCATCAATGCTTACACGGCGCGGGGCCGCAATACGGGCGGCCGGTACTTCTCGGTCAGCACTCTGGCCGCGCCCCAGCCATACATCGTCCGCCATTTCCACCAGCAGCACAGCGAGAACTTCCTGTGCCTTTCGGGACGCATCTGGCTTTGGGCCAATGGACAAGAGATACTGCTGACGCCCGGAGACTTCCTTCACGCTCCTGCAGGAACGATTCACAGCTTCGCCATCGCGGCCCACAACACTCAGATGCTCGGGCTGCTCACGTCCGATGTCTTCGAGCCGTTCTTTGACGTTACCGGCGTTGCCACCGACGATCTTGTATACACCGAAGGCCTCATCGACCCGTCCGTCGTCATGGGCGGTATGCAGGCCAACCCTGATCTCGATCTTGTCGTTGTCGGCGGACCACCACAGAGGGTCCGTGCTGCCGACCTTTAG